Genomic segment of Nostoc sp. TCL240-02:
TTTTGGTTTGTTCGTCGCCAGATGTTTGAGTGCTGCTCATGCCGTACTTGCGGAGGAAGCGCTCTACTCGACCTTCAGTGTCAATAATCTTCTGAGTGCCAGTGTAAAAGGGGTGGTTTCCAGACCAAACATCTACGTGCAATTCTGGCTTTGTAGAGCCAATGGTCATAACAACTTGACCGTTGCAGTAAACTTTAGCATCTGGATACCATTTTGGATGAATATCAGCTTTAGCCATTGTTCTTTTTGTGATGAATCTATATCAATTATAACTTTCAGGTTTCAATTGAGGTTAGGGATTGGGGACTGGGGACTAGGGATTGGGGACTGGGAAAGAGATAAAAAACCGACTTTTCCTAATACTCAATTCTTAATACCTAATTTCCTCTACCCAGTACCCAGTCCCCAGTCCCCAATCGCT
This window contains:
- the rpmE gene encoding 50S ribosomal protein L31, with translation MAKADIHPKWYPDAKVYCNGQVVMTIGSTKPELHVDVWSGNHPFYTGTQKIIDTEGRVERFLRKYGMSSTQTSGDEQTKK